The Flavobacteriales bacterium DNA window CTAAAATTCCCTCGATTAAACTCCAAAGAAAAAGCTAAAGTTAAGATTCAGTTAGCTGATGTTTTAGTTGTACAGAATGAAGTTTGGGACGCCTCTTTATATTACATGCAAGTTGAAAAAAACTTTAAGGAAGATCCTATTGGCCATGAGGCTAAATATAAAAATGCCAAAATTTACTATTACACTGGGGACTTCGATTGGGCTAAAGCTCAATTGGATGTTTTAAAGGCCTCTACCTCAAAGCTAATCGCCAATGATGCTATGGAATTATCGCTGTTAATTACCAGTAATACAGGACTCGATACTACGGAAAAACCAATGCAATTGTTTTCAAGTGCTGATTTATTGATTGAACAACATTTATATGAACAAGCTTTAGCTAAATATGACACCCTCAATAAAATGTTTCCTTATCATTCATTAGAAGATGAAATTTTGTGGAAAAAGCATACTATTGAACGTAAAAAGGGAAACATCAATGCTGCTATCGGTTATTTAGAACAAATCGCTACTAATTTTAATGAAGACGTTTTAGCTGATAATGCTTTATATGAATTAGGTATTATTCATGAGACATTACTTAAAGATCAATCAAAAGCTGCTGAATATTATAAAAAATTACTTTTTCAATATCCGGGCAGTCTATTTTTAATAGAAGCTAGAAAACGATACAGAGCAATAACAAATTAACACATTATGATTTTATATAACGTAACTGTAAATATTGATCATTCAGTTGAAGAAGAATGGTTAAGATGGATGAAAGAACAACATATTCCAGATGTAATGAATACAGGCTGTTTTAAACGTAATTTAATGTGCAAAATCAATGCTGAAACAGAGGGAGGCACTAGCTACTCTATTCAATACTTTTGCGAATCACAAAAAGAGCTAGATCAATACCTCAACAATCATGCAGCTC harbors:
- a CDS encoding DUF4286 family protein, whose translation is MILYNVTVNIDHSVEEEWLRWMKEQHIPDVMNTGCFKRNLMCKINAETEGGTSYSIQYFCESQKELDQYLNNHAAQLQQEHASKYQGKFAAFRTLLEVIHTQDF